From Bacteroidota bacterium, the proteins below share one genomic window:
- a CDS encoding TonB-dependent receptor plug domain-containing protein produces the protein MRKTLTLLALLLAFCSLQVSAQDRTISGKVSSSQDNQTIPGVSVVVVGTTIGTSTDIDGNYKLNVPKTAKTLRYSGIGMRTKEVALGASNVLDVVLDADVMKLDEVVVTALGIKQEKKAVGYSVQDVGGDALTKAGSRDVINGMSAKVSGMTVINSTGTPGGSSFIRLRGWNSILGSNSPLFVVDGVPMDNSYNLSGNPDDGTNNGLESVSNSNRALDINPDDIESVTVLKGPAASALYGGSAANGAIIITTKKGKAPAGKKGVSVTFNSSIQWDQVNKLPELQDKFSQGTSWETGTPSWYGPDYVSQAGLGGYPRQVSWGAMIDTLYWDGSDYKWDKNGRIVGASDPNAKKKVTPYDPYDFFRTGVTYDNSIAISGGNDLASFRASVGHLKQTGIVPPERLGEDFRQIRR, from the coding sequence ATGAGAAAAACGCTAACGCTTCTGGCGTTGCTGCTTGCATTCTGCTCTTTGCAGGTCAGCGCGCAAGACCGCACCATTTCCGGGAAGGTGTCCTCTTCGCAGGATAACCAGACTATCCCCGGCGTGAGTGTAGTCGTGGTAGGCACTACCATCGGAACGTCGACCGACATCGACGGGAATTACAAGCTGAATGTCCCGAAAACCGCCAAGACGTTGCGGTACTCAGGCATTGGCATGCGAACCAAGGAAGTTGCTCTCGGAGCTTCGAATGTCCTGGACGTGGTGCTGGATGCCGATGTGATGAAACTGGACGAGGTTGTTGTAACCGCGCTTGGCATCAAACAAGAAAAGAAGGCAGTCGGATATTCCGTGCAGGATGTCGGCGGCGATGCTCTCACCAAGGCCGGTTCGCGTGACGTAATCAATGGTATGTCCGCCAAGGTCTCGGGTATGACAGTCATCAACTCCACCGGTACCCCGGGCGGTTCGTCCTTCATCCGTTTGCGCGGATGGAACTCCATTTTGGGTTCCAATTCTCCCCTCTTCGTCGTTGACGGTGTTCCCATGGACAACTCGTACAACCTGTCCGGTAACCCCGACGATGGTACGAACAACGGTCTGGAGAGCGTCTCTAACTCCAACCGTGCCCTCGACATCAACCCGGATGACATTGAATCGGTCACTGTACTGAAAGGCCCGGCTGCATCCGCCCTCTACGGTGGTAGCGCGGCCAACGGCGCCATTATCATTACCACCAAAAAAGGAAAAGCGCCGGCCGGAAAGAAAGGCGTAAGCGTCACCTTCAATTCTTCCATCCAGTGGGATCAGGTCAACAAACTACCGGAGCTTCAGGATAAGTTCTCACAAGGGACTTCCTGGGAAACCGGTACTCCGAGCTGGTACGGTCCCGATTATGTTAGCCAGGCTGGCCTTGGCGGTTACCCGCGTCAGGTTTCCTGGGGTGCCATGATCGATACCCTGTATTGGGATGGCTCCGACTATAAGTGGGACAAAAACGGACGCATCGTCGGAGCATCCGACCCGAACGCGAAGAAAAAGGTAACCCCGTATGATCCCTATGACTTCTTCCGTACCGGTGTCACCTATGACAACTCGATCGCCATTTCAGGCGGTAACGATCTCGCCTCCTTCCGTGCTTCGGTCGGCCATCTGAAACAGACCGGTATCGTTCCCCCTGAGCGACTGGGCGAGGACTTCCGTCAAATTCGCCGGTGA
- the smpB gene encoding SsrA-binding protein SmpB, translating into MTDYTSVIKNRKAGFEYHLLQQFTAGMVLTGTEVKSLRAGKASIAEAFCIVQDDEVWVKNMHIAEFERGSYYNHDPRRLRKLLLNRQEIRKITVRLKEKGITIIPVQVYFSEKGLVKMDIALAKGKKLYDKREDLKKKDMDRERKEG; encoded by the coding sequence ATGACCGACTACACTTCCGTCATCAAGAACCGCAAAGCGGGATTCGAATACCACCTGTTGCAGCAGTTCACGGCCGGGATGGTATTGACCGGAACGGAAGTCAAATCCCTGCGTGCCGGCAAAGCCAGCATTGCAGAAGCGTTTTGCATCGTCCAGGACGACGAAGTGTGGGTGAAGAACATGCACATCGCCGAATTTGAGCGGGGCTCCTATTATAACCATGACCCCAGGCGGTTGCGAAAATTGCTCCTGAATCGTCAGGAGATACGAAAGATCACGGTCCGCCTGAAGGAGAAAGGCATTACCATCATTCCCGTGCAAGTCTACTTCTCAGAGAAAGGACTCGTGAAAATGGATATTGCGCTTGCCAAGGGTAAAAAGCTGTACGACAAACGGGAGGATTTGAAGAAGAAGGATATGGATAGGGAGCGGAAAGAGGGGTAA
- a CDS encoding TonB-dependent receptor, with protein MSQKLLTSGTVTYSNSGGRRVQQGSNLSGIMLGLLRTPPTFDNSNGVSDPSNPEAYMFPDGTQRTYRGGAGYDNPYWTINKNPFNDDVNRVFGTLTNVYNVTDWFDITHRIGTDFYSDRRKQAFDINSRQNPAGQIFEDQNFYRHVYSDLMFNFKYKLNDSWNGTFLVGNNLFSRRTQRVYTQGDGLNLPDFYNMSNAQSVLTKEFTYRYRTASVFADWKIDFKDMLFLNATGRFEKSSTLPKDENVYFYPRPVSDSSSPRRSA; from the coding sequence GTGTCTCAAAAATTGTTGACCAGCGGAACCGTCACGTATAGCAATTCCGGTGGTCGCCGCGTGCAACAGGGTTCGAACTTGTCCGGTATCATGCTGGGCCTTTTGCGCACCCCTCCCACCTTCGACAACTCGAACGGCGTTTCCGATCCGAGCAATCCGGAAGCTTACATGTTCCCGGACGGAACACAGCGTACTTATCGTGGCGGTGCCGGTTATGACAACCCGTACTGGACCATCAACAAGAACCCGTTCAACGATGATGTAAACCGTGTATTCGGTACGTTGACCAACGTCTACAATGTGACCGACTGGTTCGACATTACGCATCGCATCGGTACCGATTTCTATTCCGATCGTCGCAAGCAGGCCTTCGATATCAACTCCCGTCAAAATCCTGCAGGTCAGATCTTCGAAGACCAGAACTTCTACCGTCACGTGTACTCCGACCTTATGTTCAACTTCAAGTACAAGTTGAACGACAGTTGGAACGGAACTTTCCTGGTTGGTAACAACCTCTTCAGCCGCAGGACGCAACGTGTTTATACCCAGGGTGACGGACTTAACCTGCCCGACTTCTACAACATGTCGAATGCGCAGTCGGTACTCACCAAGGAATTCACCTATCGTTACCGTACAGCGTCTGTATTCGCGGACTGGAAGATTGATTTCAAAGACATGCTCTTCCTGAATGCTACCGGACGCTTTGAAAAGAGCTCGACTCTGCCGAAAGATGAGAACGTTTACTTCTACCCTCGGCCAGTATCGGATTCGTCTTCACCGAGGCGCTCGGCATGA
- a CDS encoding TonB-dependent receptor has product MNNNKVLPFGKLRASIATVGNDASEYSLNNVFNGGFAADGWTNGVTFPFNGVGGFTVADVAGNPTIKPEKTTSKEFGVDLRFLDNRLGVDFTVYQSNSVDQIIPVTIPGSSGFAGAILNSGELENKGIELMLNATPVKSKNFTWDLTLNWSRNRSKVISLYEGVESLYIGGFEGSDARAFVGQPYGVLYGGVWERDGSGNIIIEDDPTSFYYGFPLASADLKVIGDPNPDWIGSISNTFSYKRWSLNVLIERRQGGDIWNGTKGALTFFGMSELTENRGTTQVFEGVKASDGTPNDISVTLGEDWYTDNGGGFGAVTEQFIEDGSYTRLRQASLTYSVDPKLIKGTPFSSIDLSVIGTNLLLITDYEGVDPETSLTGANNSQGLDYFNNPGTKSYGVRLRVTF; this is encoded by the coding sequence ATGAACAACAACAAAGTGCTTCCGTTCGGTAAGCTGCGCGCGAGCATCGCGACGGTCGGTAACGACGCTTCCGAGTATTCGCTCAACAACGTCTTCAACGGCGGATTCGCAGCCGATGGCTGGACAAACGGTGTCACCTTCCCCTTCAACGGTGTTGGTGGTTTCACGGTAGCCGATGTCGCAGGCAACCCGACCATCAAGCCTGAAAAAACCACGTCGAAAGAATTCGGTGTCGATCTGCGCTTCCTGGACAATCGCCTCGGCGTTGATTTCACGGTGTATCAGTCGAACTCCGTTGACCAGATCATTCCGGTCACCATTCCGGGCTCGTCCGGTTTCGCAGGTGCTATCCTGAACTCCGGTGAGTTGGAAAACAAGGGTATCGAACTCATGTTGAATGCCACCCCCGTGAAATCCAAGAATTTCACCTGGGACCTCACCCTGAACTGGAGCCGCAACCGGAGCAAGGTCATCTCGCTGTATGAAGGCGTAGAAAGCCTTTACATCGGCGGCTTTGAAGGTTCGGACGCCCGCGCTTTCGTCGGTCAGCCCTATGGCGTACTCTACGGAGGCGTTTGGGAGCGTGACGGCAGCGGCAACATCATCATCGAAGATGATCCTACCTCCTTCTATTATGGCTTCCCGCTCGCCAGTGCTGACCTGAAAGTCATCGGCGACCCGAACCCGGATTGGATCGGTTCTATTTCCAACACCTTCAGCTATAAGCGTTGGTCGCTCAACGTCCTGATTGAGCGTCGTCAGGGCGGTGATATCTGGAACGGTACGAAAGGCGCCCTTACCTTCTTCGGTATGAGCGAACTCACGGAAAACCGCGGTACCACCCAGGTTTTCGAAGGTGTGAAAGCATCTGACGGTACTCCGAACGATATCTCGGTAACCCTGGGTGAAGACTGGTACACGGACAACGGCGGTGGTTTCGGCGCAGTTACCGAACAGTTCATTGAAGACGGCTCATACACCCGCCTCCGTCAGGCATCCCTGACCTACAGCGTGGATCCTAAGCTGATCAAGGGTACTCCCTTCTCCAGCATCGATCTCTCCGTCATCGGTACCAACCTGCTGCTCATCACCGACTATGAAGGTGTTGATCCGGAGACCAGCCTCACCGG